The Juglans microcarpa x Juglans regia isolate MS1-56 chromosome 2D, Jm3101_v1.0, whole genome shotgun sequence DNA window TCGAGGCCGTTCGTGTATTTTTCGTTACTGTTCTGTTCCTTTGACTAATGTCCCAAAGTTTCTCATATTTACACTTCCGTCCCCCAGCCATTCCGTGTCAGTCTTCTCCTCGTGCCATAATGATTCTTTTCAACGATGGCTGCCTTATATTTcgataaatttattaataaattattttcggggttataatttaaatttggtGAAATAGAAtctttttacactttttaattaaaaaccaaCCTATAAACCTTTTACGATCACACGAAATgagttaaatatataaaaatatcgaaactccaatatttagatatatatatatatatatatatgttacaaaaaaaaaaaaaaaaaaaagagtgctACCGTCCCCAATAGGTGGTCCAATGGTgcaacttttaaaaattatgtttacAGTTATAAAGTCCGTAAGTGTcacatactcatcttaaaaaaaaaagttaatttcaaactcacatgaaaagaattaattatttaatagtagactatattttttttttaaaatgagtacgTGTCGGTTGCACAATCTATATTCTATCTAGCaatattactaaaaaataatagaatcttTATGTggtgatttatatataattggatgGTATTTCACACAACATCCTGACAATAAATACTCGATCGGTCTCTCTTTCAATGTGTGTTTATGCTGTCTAAATTTGTAGTTTCCTAGCTAGgcaattgatatatatattaataaagttaaactatatatatatatatatatatatatatattttgtatcttACCGTATTGATCTCATCCCTCATGCATGTTGTTGTATTAATATTGTCATTACTTTTACAtcagcttttatttttattttataaataaaccaaatatttgggCATGCAGTGCCATATTGACATAATGTTTTATTCTTAAAAGGATTAGATCCAACAAAATACTTATATTGACTGATTAAATACGAAAAAGATCGCCTTAAGGCGCTACATTAAATGTCCAGAAATTCATGAACTATATTGCATGTGTTTACACTACTATGGAAGTAGGTGCGTTTTGGTAGATTGCAATGGAGAATTTGTCTAAGAattacaccttttttttttttttggttatagGTGAtgggatctctctctctctctctctctctctctctctaattttaaATCTAGGGAGAATCAGACATTTTAGCCTTTGGTGGCCATGGTTTGGCGACACCAGAGATCAATATATGTTGCTGAAATGGTGAAGGCCAGgattttgaacatttttatttagggaatggattttgaacaaaatggtgtctaaaaatacaaaataataataataataataataataataataataataataataataataaaataaaaaaataaaaaataaaatcttaggtTTCATCTATCATTTTATGtctatgtttttaattttttttttatcagcagACAAAGtgaatatatagtataaattagAGTTATAATTATTCCTTAACGATATCCCAAACATGCATGGAACATATCGCTCGGTGATATGGAGGAACGGAAGAAAAAAGGGCACAAGGCGTAGGGGCTAGATGATCCGGTTAGGAAGAGATATAATAAGTTGGAGAAGATGTCTGTACTGATCAATTAAGCTCTGTttagattgagagatgagatagaataaaatgaattaaaatgatttataagtaatagtgaataataatgagataaataaactcaactcaactcataattCAAAATCACAATTAATTTTTCGATGTGCTTTGTTTTTTCAGACATGCTTTTTAAGGCAATGGCATGATACCAAAGATCATCGTTTACATGCTTTGGGCGGGGGTATAACTGTAGAAGAATATGCCCACGACACTGTCCATGATTgcaaaaaacataaataaagtgGCACaacgtaaataaaataaataaaaaggtttgGCCACCGAGAAGAGAAGGGAAGAGAAGAGAACCGGAATTTTGGCGACCAAGAAAAAAAGCAATACGGGATTTGCTCCATTGCTCAATTTTGCTCTATTGAGCTAGTGCTACTTCTCCTCCTGAGGCCCTTTCGTTTTTTCACTGGGAAATGGAAAACCAGAGTGTGAACGGCATCGAAGCCGCGAAAATCTCTGTCCTCAATTGTATGGATCTCTCTAATCCTGACATTCACCAATCCGTTTCGTTGCTCAAGCAGGTGCATGTCCCCCTTCAATTtcctaaaagaaattatttatttctgatatttttttttttttgcagtttttttataattttttttactattctgTTCTAGGCGTGTTTGGATTCGGGATTTTTCTACGTTGTAAACCATGGGATAAGCGAGGAATTCATGGACGAGGTTTTCGCACAGAGCAGAATGATGTTTGGTCTGCCATTAAGCGATAAAATGAAGCTTTTAAGGAACGAGAAACACAGGGGCTACACCCCTGTTCTTGACGAGATTTTGGACCCTGAAAACCAAGTTTACGGTTTGTTTTTGTTACCCATTTccacttttgttttaattatgttgGTTCTTATTTCTCCATGATTTGTTGCATGCTTGAAATAGGAGATTACAAGGAGGGATACTACCTAGGAGTGGAAGTAGCTGAAGATGACCCTGCAGCTGAAAAACCTTTTTATGGGCCAAATGTTTGGCCTGCACCAGGTAACTCAGTCCTACAGGAGCTCGATAATTTTGAaggaatacttttttttttttttttttaataggtaaaagTTAAATTCTACTTGGGGACTCAAGTAGACGATTTCTCATTGttctttcatgattcattataataatgataataaagattaaagaatcaaaaaagtaattacccaaaatatattttttattgtgaaaataatgcaataaaaaaaacgAATTTTCCATTTCATAACTATAATTACTACATAGATTTTCATTATTATGAAAGCTTAATTCTGCCAGACTTCGTTTGAAAGAAAGCTGCGTTGATGTTTCATTTATGGCTCTTTCTTTCTCGTGGTTCTTTTGGCAATTAAAGCCGGTcacttttttccccttttatgGGTTTTGGAAAGTATATTATCGAATATTGaactttatcttattttcattttatttatttattttttatttttatcttttaggaCTATTGCCTGGATGGAGGGAGACAATGGAGAGGTTTCATCAAGAGGCTTTGTAAGTTTTAACAAACATAAAGTTTCTATGATGGCACAATTAATAAAGTCTTTATATACAAGCAGTATGTGTAATTAAAAACAAAGTAGAATCGATTATTGAAATATACTTACCTCTTATTTTCCCCTCTTTCCTTTTGCTTTGGATAATTCATGCTGTATAGGCGCATATGTATCAACCTATCAATAATGGAACTGAAGATAAGAGTAATGTCTAATGGGGATGAGAGTAACCTTTTGTTAAAGTTTGTATGATGGAACAATTAACAAAGTCTTATATAGAAGCAGGATGTGCAGTTAAAAACAAAGTAGAATCAATTCTTGAAAGCTGCATACCTCTTATTTTCCCCTCTTTGCTTTAGTTTTTGATAAATCATGCTGTATAAGGGCATACGTATCAACCTATCAATAATGGAACTGAAGATAAGAGAAATGTCTAATGGGGATGAGAGTAACCTTCTGTTAGTGAGCATGTTGCTACACAAATTATGGTGGGCCCAAATTACAGCGTTCAGGGTTTTCTAACTATCCAAAATGTAAATAGCTTTTGTTTTGAACGTGAAGATGAGGGTCTGACTTAATTACCAATTGCTATAGGCAGTGTGTGAATGACAGTGTGTGCCTAGCAATCCTAAATTATTGTGTTTATGTGATTTTGTTAACCACACATATGTGGGTTTTAAACACTGAACCCATTCTTAACTGTTTAATTTATAGTGGATCAATTTTCTCTAGAATGGCTGGCATTCAAGGATTCAGATAGTATGAGTTATGAGCTATATATTTCATTCTTGCCTTTTGAATTGATTCCTTATGTTCATTCAGAAAGGTTTCAAGAGCAGTTGCCAGGATAATAGCTCTTGCACTTGATCTGGAGGTTGATTTCTTTGACAGGCCACAAATGCTTGGCGAGCCAATTGCAACCTTGCGCTTATTACACTACGAAGGTTGAATTTAAGTTCTGttcttgaagaaaatgttgaacCTGGCCTTGTTGTGCTGTTGCTAATCTATGGTAGGGTTGTTTTAGGTCAAGTTTCTGATCCCTCAAAGGGAATATATGGAGCTGGAGCTCATTCTGACTATGGTTTGATTACCCTTTTGGCAACAGATGACGTCGTAGGTCTCCAAGTAAGAATCCTGTGACGATGATTTTTTTaagggtgatttttttttaatgtgattgGCTATTGCAACCATATTACTTTTGCATCCAGATATGCAAGGATAAGGATGCTAAACCTCAGATATGGGAATATGTGCCGCCATTGAAAGGGTGAGTAACTGTAGCAATTTTGGAGGTTGAGATTCTTCAATTCAAAACGAATTGAGTCTGGTTGATGCATAAATGCTTAAGTTTAGTTTCTTTTGGTTAAACATTATTCTCAAATTTTGTATGAGTTCTATCAATTCATATTTCTGAACAAACTTGATTCTTAGTTCCTTGCcacttaattaaatattattattcttttcttacttatcaaacaatatatatatatatatattttctcgaAGTCCcatcatatttcttttgataagttgaGCTCTCCCATCTTGCATATCAATTATTAAGTTTTCTATACACTGCgatttttaattataagaagATTGTGTGTTAAAGATAACAAATGTAGATACAATTGCTTCCACTTCAgtgtcattataattttcttctacgTTGTTTTTCTGTTCTGAAGGATAACATTCTAGAATGCCACATTTTTGTTGCACATTGTCCAGCTGCAATCCTAATTAACATGCAGTAAATATATTTTGACATGCAAGGTATTTATGTGAAAAATGTAATATGGATATTTATATCGGTATGGTGACATTCTTTTTCTGTTGTTTATCTTTGACAGAGCATTTATAGTGAATCTTGGTGACATGCTGGAGCGCTGGAGCAACAGTATTTTCAAGTAATATAGATCTCTTAGCAGTTGCCTTGATCGAAGTTGCAGACTCGCAGTTTTAtcccatataaaaaataataccgTTTCTAAAGAATCGTTGCAGTGCATTTATGTTCccaaatttttttatccttaatGGCATCTAGCATTTAGTTGTGATGTCTGACTGTTGTTTTTGCCATAGCCTAGTCTGATGGTGGCTTTCATTGATGTTGGAAACACTTCTTATCTTCCAATATGACATATGGAGAAGTTTCCCCCATCTAGAATTCTTAGATATGATTTGAAACATGAGCTTAAATGGAAAATCTAAACTTAAAATAACTCACTGGATTTTACAGAGTTAAGTACAAAAACAGTCTATGGGTTTTACACATTTATCTTTTCACTCATTGGATTTTCATATCAAACCTAAAGAGTGAACCAATAAATTGAAAACCCAAGTAGTGAAAAGATAAACATGTAAAACTTAGGGACTTTTTTTGTACTAAACcctatataaaatgtattttctaTGACATTTGTATCtccaatgaaagaaaaaagacattATTCAAtctcatatcagaacaaattgCAGCTGTAAACTTTAAACTGCTGACGAATTTTATTATTGTGCCAGAAGTGGTGATTATACTGAGCTGTTAAATGTTACTGTTAGGAGAATTTGCATTCCAGATTGAAGCTTGTAGGGTATAGATTTTTCCCAATACATCATCCTTTCCAAGACGGTAgtcatgaacattttttttttgaagtacgACAGTCATGAACTTGCAGCTGCATTGCCATTGctgctttgtttttctctttatatttacataaaaagaattattaccATTCTATGCATTTCTCAGGGCTTTGGCCAAATCCATAGGTTGCCCCCCATTTTCTGTGAAATTCCTAACCCTTGGATGACTGAAATTTTGTTACTCAGGTCCACCTTGCACagagttttggtgaatggtCAAGAGAGATACTCTGTAAGGCccctgtttttaattttattgtcctttctttttcaaatagtCTTTTGAAGGCTCACCACGAGCTTTCAGATGATCCACAATGATGGGTCACCAGTTTTATAATGTCACTATATAAATTACTCAACTTTATCTTTTATATGTTCTCTGTTACTATTTATTGCATTTATCTGGATTTATTTGCACAATAGGACCTATGTTACAATTGGCACTTACATTTTGGCCATTTGAAACTTTCACTACTTGGATCTCCTTTGAAGTGTTCCCCCTATTAGTGAAAGAATCAGTTATAGTTGTGGCCACCGGGAAGGCAAACTGGGGTTGTTTAGAAATCTGAGATCAAGTGTTCTCCACACTCTGTTATTTTACCAAGCCAATTCGACTGTCAGTAATATCAATATCTATAGTGCACAAGTTTCATGCCCTCCACTATTGCTCTCTCTCACTAGCCCCTGGTGACTTCTCCCTTGTTTCTGAATCTAAAATAAGACACAAAAGAATGTATTTGACTTCTTGCTGTTTCAAAGAACAATCCCTATGTCTTGTTGCATGAGAAAGCAGCTGGGTTGTAAATGAAATTGTTAACTTGGTGAGGGGCTCTAATTCGTTGCGGATATCTTTCAATCTTATTCATGTTATTATTGGATGACATTTTGCTTCCAAATATTTAGCGACTTGCTTATTATTATTTGCATAaatgcattttcttttgaaagcgGTCCTTAGTACGTATATCTCATTTCCATTTTCCTGTGGCAGATTGCATATTTTGTGGAACCAAGTCATGATTGTCTTGTTGAGTGTTTGCCAACATGCAAGTCAGAAAATAATCCTCCCAAGTAAGTTTGTATTCACacaatgtttttattttctgtttgaacttaaaatgtatattttttttattctctcccACACACAAAGTGAATGGGCACTGTGCTGTGGGTTTTTGTCCAGTGATTGAAATAGAAGAAACAAGTAAATGAATTCTAAAAGGATGcacaattattgaaaaatatggaCTACACATGATTATTTAGACTTTTAaactaaaattctaaaatatataaatcatgaACCCTAAAATCCCTAATCCTAATCCACTCAGGGGTGGCCACGACTAGAATCCGGAGGACCACCCCCACCAGAGGTGTCCTAATAGCCATTCTGggttttttttcaagttttaattttaattgttttaattttgaatgTGTAATCTAGTATGGGTGTTggtattttatcatcttatagAAAGCTGACGTAAAAGAGGGATGTCCtagttgaaattaaattaaaaaaaaaagggtaaataAAAGCGCCTCAAATTGCTGATAACAGGGTGACACAGATGGATGAGCTTCACTTTTATGGcagaaaattgaatattttagtttaataatatttttgctgCAGTTTTCTTCTAAAATTTGTATATCACTATGCAAGTAACTTTTTTTCTTGCCTTCAATGGTCCGGCATTAGCTCTGCTCTTCAAGTGTTTATTATCATGAGATGCAGTGATCACAGCtattaaataaactattttctattattctGTTGTAAGGATCAGGTGTTTCGATTATGAGATCCTTAAAATGCTCCCTGGCTTCTGTTTAAACTCGTACACATTCCTCATTTGCCTATGATGTTAAATTTCTAGATCATCCCAAATGGTGCCTGAATAATTAGCTGGCAGTTATAAATGTGGTATCATTAGCATGAATTTGGAAATATCATAGACTGCAATTTAAATTCTCAACGTACTCTTGTAATTCTGTGTTGCATTTCTCTGTTTTGCCAGGTTTCCTCCTATCTTATGTCAAACTTACCTCAGCCAACGCTACGAGGACACTCATACTGATCTGAGTATATACAACAAAACTGAAGCTTAAGTTTCGCCCCAGGACGCTGTGGGAGATCTACACACCTGAGCAGCCAGAAATTTATTCTACCAAATCAAATTCGAACGATATAATCAGACCAGTAGAGGTTTCTACATAGATTTACACTTGTTTTTACATGTTTTCTATATTATGTTGCTTTAGGTAAAATCATAAGGTAGGTTGGCTATGTCGGTGAAGAAAATGTCGATTCCGGATGTGTAACCGTGCTATTTTAGAATTTCGGTGGGCCATTATTAGAGATATGGTGTCAGGTGTGTAACAAACGGATGTATATAATTAGTTATTGGAAAACCGTTTGGGGCATCCTCAAGCCATTTTCGGATTTTCGCGTGCATGGGTGCTGTCCTTATGACATGGTCCACAGGACCACAACATGCCAACTCTGGTCTAGTGCCCCACATATTAAGAATGAACAGTACTTATTGGTCGAGTGGAAACAGACCATTCTTGATTTCATTTTCAAGGGCATGCGCAACACCGCTTGGGGATGAACCTGGACTATGTTTTCGTTAAGAGAAGTACAATCTTgcaaaataaacttataaatcaACGTAATTTCATaagatacgttagatctattttaaaattgttaagaGTATATAGTTGTAATTAATGTAACTTATGAGGGTATAGTTATCATTTGCATGTAGTATGTATATGTTGTTgaacatcaatgaataacaagtattctctctctatgttcgattacatggtatcagagagttGAGTAGTCGGTTGGAGGTGGTTGTGCGACAGAGCTAGTGGTGGTTAGTGGTGGTTAGTGTGGTATCACCATCGTTGTCTGTGGTGGTTAGtgtggtttttcatttttcttcttgttggcGGCTGGTAGCTTTTTCAAGGTGTTTTCGGTGACCTCAGGTGTCGTCTCTAGTATTGGGCACCATAATCAAGCTCGTTGGGCTTGTTTGTGCACTCCGGTGAGTTTCTCGTCGTCATCGGTTGCCAGAAGGTCTGTTTATCACTGAGGACGTCGAAGTCTCGAGGTTTTTAGTTGCAGGTCTCAACTATCGAATCCTCAATTGCATATGCCCCCAACCTGGAGTAAGAGCTTATTCCTATCTGGAATAACACCCATTTGGTAACAAGAATACGGTAAACTTAGCTTCACTTATCCTCATTTAGGATAACTTATTCCTGTTTAAGGTCAGTTTTGAAGCCGGTACTGGTAATAACCGAGATATACCTGATACAGGCCGATATAATCCGATACATGCCAGTTTAGTCCCGATACATCCTGGTTCAGACTTGAAACAAATGAGTTCATACCCAAAACATACCAGTTCAAACCCGATACAGGCTGATTTTACTTCATACAGATCCGAAATTTGGGTTCTTAAGCAGAGTTTCTAGTTTTCCAAACTGTATTTCTCAGGTTTTCATCCATATTTCATATTCTGTGTGGATTATGTCTCCAAGTTGAATTGTTGTGATACTTTTCTCCATGACAAATAAATTTGAGTCACTGTCTCTTGAACCAAACTTTAATATGCCTATGACTTTAGTAAAGTTGAAtggaaaaaactatatattgtGGTCAAAatctattgtaatttttttgaaaggCAAGGGACTTCTTTGTATCTATTTGGTTGATCCAATGCGTAACTCAACTAGTTTTACATTTGCTCAATGGGAGCAAGAAGATGCTCAAATCTTGTCCCTGATGTTAACCagtattgagcctaatatttgCACTAGCTTAATACATTTTGACATCGCTCAAGAGGTATGAAGGCATCTCAAACAGATGTATTCGGGTACTAAGAACATAACCCATATTTATGAGTTGTGTCATCAATTCTTTGGGTTGGGACAGGGTGCTTTGGGCttgaaaaagtattattttcaaGTGATGAGCATATGTGTAGAACTCAAAATTTATCAACATATCACTCTTGATATTTCAACTATGCTACAACAACGTGAAGAGTTTATTGTCGTTGGTTTCTTTTTGGCTTAAAACTTAGTATGAGTCGATGCATTCTCAAATTTTGGCAAGTTCACGGCTTCCCTCATTTCCTGATGTGTTCTCCCGACTTCAGCGAGCCACATTATATGGACAAGGATCTCAGTTGTCTTCTGATCAAAGTATTGAGAGATCTACTTTAGTTGCCTCCTATGTTGGTCCTGGAGGGTGTGGAGACCGAGATGGTAGAGGTGCACGTGGGGGATGTGATGTCAAAGGTAATCGCACTCAAGGTCGTGAATCTCGTAAGTGTACCCATTGTAGTCGTACTAACCACTCGGTGGACTATTGTTGGGTTGGGATCTACATGGTACACCATTTGGGTATGCTAATCAGACCATTTGCCAAGATGCTACATTACTGTCAACGAGCTCCAACCTGACTCCAAAGATGATCAGCATGTCGAAGGATGAGTATGATCAGTTTTTGGGTGGCACACGAGCGGCTTCATCTTCCATAGCTACTCTTGCCCATTCAGGTATAGTATCCGCATGTCTTGTCTCATCTACTCAAGATCCATGAATCATCGATTCAGGAGCTAATGAACATCTGACTGGTttgtcttatttcttatctaAGTTAGATACTATGACATTTCCAAAGAGTGTTATTCTTGCTAAAGTTACAGGCATTGGATCCACTAAGCTCACTGATTCTATATCCTTGTTATCTGTCTATATGCTCTTAGTTTTCCCTTTAGTTTGCTGTCCATTAGTAAACACCATTGTGTGTCTTTTGTACCTCGAGTTGATAATCGAGCATCTAATCATTTTGAATTGGTTCACTCTGATATATAGGGACCAATCAATATTGTATCAAACAAGTTTCAGTATTTTGTTACATTTGTTGATGACTATTCTCGTATGACATGGTTGTTTTTGATGAAGGCACGATCTGAActtctttccatattcaaagtctttcgagaagaaattaaaactcaatttagaCAAAAATTTCAAGTTTTGTGTTCTGACGATGCTAAAAAATATCAATCTAATGCCTTTACTACTTACTTAAGTAATAAGTGAATTATTCATCAAACTTCATGCTCTTATACAGGCCAACAAAATGGGGTGGCTGAAAGCAAAAATTGTCATTTGTTAGATGTAATCCGAGCACTTTTACTGCACACGCATGTTCCTAAACGTTTTTAGAGTGATTATGTTCTTACTGCATGTCACCTTATTAACCGTATGCCTTCATCAGTGCTCGATGGTTCCTCTCCCTTCTCCATCTTGTTCCCTTCCTCTCcatctttttctctccctccaaatatcTTTGGGTGTGTTTGTTATGTTCATAACCTTGGCTGAGGCTTTGATAAGCTTGATCCATGTGCTACCAAGTGTTTCTTTGTTGGTTATTCCCGGA harbors:
- the LOC121251086 gene encoding 2-oxoglutarate-Fe(II) type oxidoreductase hxnY-like, with product MENQSVNGIEAAKISVLNCMDLSNPDIHQSVSLLKQACLDSGFFYVVNHGISEEFMDEVFAQSRMMFGLPLSDKMKLLRNEKHRGYTPVLDEILDPENQVYGDYKEGYYLGVEVAEDDPAAEKPFYGPNVWPAPGLLPGWRETMERFHQEALKVSRAVARIIALALDLEVDFFDRPQMLGEPIATLRLLHYEGQVSDPSKGIYGAGAHSDYGLITLLATDDVVGLQICKDKDAKPQIWEYVPPLKGAFIVNLGDMLERWSNSIFKSTLHRVLVNGQERYSIAYFVEPSHDCLVECLPTCKSENNPPKFPPILCQTYLSQRYEDTHTDLSIYNKTEA